A segment of the Stegostoma tigrinum isolate sSteTig4 chromosome 44, sSteTig4.hap1, whole genome shotgun sequence genome:
acacacaccctctctctctctctcacacacacctctctctctctctctcctcacacacacacacacctctctctttctctcacacacacacacacacacctctctctctctcacacacacacacacacctctctctctctctctctctctcacacacacacctctctctctctctctctctcacacacacacctctctctctcacacacacacacacacacacgcacacacaacacacctctctctcacacacacacacacacacacctctctcacacacacctctctctctctcacacacacacacacactctctctctcacacacacacacacacacacacacacctctctctctctctcacacacacacactcctctctctctcacacacacacacacctctctctctctctctctctcacacacacacacctctctctctctctctcacacacacacctctctctctctcacacacacacacctctctctctcacacacacacttctctctctctcacacacacacactcctctctctctctcacacacacacacctgtctctctctctctcacacacacacacctctctctctcacacacacacacacacctctctctctctcacacacacacctctctctctttcacacacacacacacgcacacacacacctctctctctctctcacacacacacacacctctctctctctctctcacacacacaacacacctctctctctctctcacacacacacctctctctctctcacacacacacacacctctctctctctcacacacacacacacctctctctctcacacacacacacacacacacacctctctctctctcacacacaacacacacctctctctctctcacacaccacacacctctctctcctctctcacacacacacacacacacacacaNNNNNNNNNNNNNNNNNNNNNNNNNNNNNNNNNNNNNNNNNNNNNNNNNNNNNNNNNNNNNNNNNNNNNNNNNNNNNNNNNNNNNNNNNNNNNNNNNNNNNNNNNNNNNNNNNNNNNNNNNNNNNNNNNNNNNNNNNNNNNNNNNNNNNNNNNNNNNNNNNNNNNNNNNNNNNNNNNNNNNNNNNNNNNNNNNNNNNNNNtagacaggttggactggttttgggatacagtgggtggagggaagagctgggctggtggtgtggtgcagtggggggagggaagaactggaatggttttgggatgcagttggggaaggggagattttgaagctggtataGCCCACATTGATAATGGaagcagaggtaatgggaactgcagatgttggagaattccaagatcataaaatgtgaggctggatgaacacagcaggccaagcagcatctcaggagcacaaaagctgacgtttcgggcctagacccttcatcagagagggcgaagggtctaggcccgaaacgtcagcttttgtgctcccgagatgctgcttggcctgctgtgttcatccagcctcacattttattatcttgataatgGAAGCAACCGTGTTGTCTTGTTAAGAAAGGCCGGATCATGGGCGTTCAATTGTATCGCAACTGCTTAGAAAaaaatcctgtttttgtctgcttcGAACATGAAGCTCGAGACCGCAGTTTTTTAATCCCGAAAGTTGTGTTCACTGCCGTTGTGGAGAATAGTTTTATTTACAGATCTAGTTGGGGGCTGGAGTTAACATATATTGCTGTATTTGTATTTCATTAACCGTTACAGGAATGATATTTCGTTCAGTTTTGATTCTGGGACACCCGTGGAAGTTTTAATTTACTTTCCATCTGCCTGTTGCAGGAAGCAATGCCAAACGCCCTCCCCCTTTCCTCACGCCTGTTACAGACAGATGAGGCAGTCCTGTCGTCCTGTCTCCGCTGATGTAGATTTTATTCAAAAAATTTAGTTTGCAAAGTACACGATTTGATCGGAGTCGgagtttattttccttttaaatatttacctTAAACTCAGGATCGCGAGGGTAAAATCGGCGGGCTTTTTGGAAGTGACCAACTGTCATTTCAATTTAAaccaaaaaatatttttctgccttttcagaACCTTCCGGAGCTGTTTCTCATGGGGTTGAGGGACGGGACTCTAACAAATCCCAGCTCTAGGGCGAGCTCTCCATTCCCTTAAATAGGCAGCGCCGCCACAGGTTCAGCATTGAGAGTagcagcctgtgtgtgtgttgcagagaatggccagaaccaagcagacagcgcgcaaatccaccggagggaaagctccccgcaagcagctggcgaccaaagcggcccgcaagagcgctccggccacgggcggagtgaagaagcctcatcgctacaggcccggcacggtggctctgcgggAGATCCGCCGCTACCAGAAATCCACCGAGCTGCTGATCCGCAAACTGCCGTTCCAGCGCCTGGTGCGGGAGATCGCTCAGGACTTCAAGACCGACCTGCGCTTCCAGAGCTCGGCCGTGATGGCCTTGCAGGAGGCCAGCGAGGCTTACCTGGTGGGTCTGTTTGAGGACACCAACCTGTGTGCCATCCACGCCAAGCGGGTCACCATCATGCCCAAAGACATCCAGCTGGCCCGGCGGATCCGCGGGGAGCGCGCCTAAACGGAGCGTGCCCGGCCCTGCACATTCACCCCGAGAAACacaacggctcttttcagagccacgacactatccagagagagagagaacagcaatCATTAGACACGATGGACTGTAGTTAATATAAACCCACAGCATACTATTGATGTTATGTCTCAATGTCACCGCTGTTACAGAAACTTAGTGCATCTCTCAGGCCCAATAATTCCCCCGAGTTGTGAAACAGGTTTATAAGTGCTCAGTAATCACAACACAGTTCAAGTACTGTACCtaacattttataaatttccGATTCAAACGCCTTTGCTTGCCAATTGCTTCCCTTGGCGTTTCCCCAGCTGCAACTGAAGTTGACGAATGAGGATGTTGGGAAACAGTGGCCAATTCGAAAAGCCCACCAAAATATACAAACGATTTTTATATTTCTGATCGTGCAATTGAAATTTTGCCTCATCTCACACGAGTGTATTCATTCGATCCTCTGAGGAGGCTCGGTTTAGTCTCGAACGGCCCCTTTCTTGCGGGGAGTTAGCGCATGTCTTTTGTTCCCTGTCGGCATAGTGATAGGGAAACCGCTGTGAGTTACTATTTAAAGTCGCTGTCCCTGCAGTAAAACTTTATTACTCCCCTCCGACAGCTGTTCTAGTTTTCTTTAGGTTAAGGCAAAAAGGAAACGGATATTTTTGCGCATTTAGTCCCGTGTTTGCACATAAAATTAAAGTAAACCAACCAGCAGTGACAGTCTAGCTGCTTTTCACTGACTttgtgggtggctctgaaaagagcctttgggttgtcAGGTTACAGAACGGTCTCTTCACTTTTTAGTGGCGCCCCCAGCGgcggttttcttgggcagcagcacggcctggatattaggcagcaccccaccctgagcgatggtcacccctcccagcagcttgttgagctcctcgtcgttgcgcacggccagctggaggtgcctggggatgatgcgggtcttcttgttgtcgcgggccgcgttaccggccagctcgaggatttcagccgtcaggtactcgagcaccgcagccagatagaccggcgctccggcacccacacgctcagcatagttaccctttctcaggagcctgtGAACACGGCCCACCGGGAACTGCAGCCCAGCCCGGGATGACCGGGACTTCGCCTTCGCGCGAGCTTTCCCACCACCGCCCTTTCCTCTCCCAGACATCgccacagtctcacaaacactt
Coding sequences within it:
- the LOC132207242 gene encoding histone H3, which encodes MARTKQTARKSTGGKAPRKQLATKAARKSAPATGGVKKPHRYRPGTVALREIRRYQKSTELLIRKLPFQRLVREIAQDFKTDLRFQSSAVMALQEASEAYLVGLFEDTNLCAIHAKRVTIMPKDIQLARRIRGERA
- the LOC132207157 gene encoding late histone H2A.2.2-like: MSGRGKGGGGKARAKAKSRSSRAGLQFPVGRVHRLLRKGNYAERVGAGAPVYLAAVLEYLTAEILELAGNAARDNKKTRIIPRHLQLAVRNDEELNKLLGGVTIAQGGVLPNIQAVLLPKKTAAGGATKK